In Rutidosis leptorrhynchoides isolate AG116_Rl617_1_P2 chromosome 2, CSIRO_AGI_Rlap_v1, whole genome shotgun sequence, one genomic interval encodes:
- the LOC139892748 gene encoding RING-H2 finger protein ATL60-like, whose amino-acid sequence MSSYHDSQLLQLTGEILIVSIVALSVTVIFVFLVHLYTKWFCNRREEDVIAANTHRRHRHHGGDFTAGHIEHQPGVTLLRRGLNPTFLKTIPIIHFDAKEFNEGLECAVCLSELVEGAKARILPKCKHGFHVKCIDMWFYSHSTCPICRDPVSDDTLISVDNLLLESRQAQESSSLTTDGVVDYFPTNILFWGDETEVSTLTSQLEEANNSHHQPSMLTTETPSSYQSNNNLARIDLVIDIPRRMDDDVDDQKSLMMLPVKRLLAQF is encoded by the coding sequence ATGAGCAGTTACCATGATTCGCAACTTCTTCAACTCACCGGAGAAATCTTGATAGTCTCAATCGTAGCGCTGTCCGTAACCGTCATCTTCGTATTCTTAGTGCATCTCTACACCAAATGGTTCTGCAACCGCCGAGAAGAAGACGTGATCGCCGCCAACACCCACCGCCGCCATCGTCATCATGGTGGAGATTTTACAGCCGGCCACATAGAACATCAACCTGGCGTCACCCTTCTCCGCCGTGGACTAAACCCTACATTCTTAAAAACCATTCCGATTATACACTTTGATGCTAAAGAGTTCAATGAAGGACTAGAATGCGCCGTGTGTTTATCGGAACTCGTTGAAGGAGCAAAAGCTCGAATCTTGCCAAAATGTAAACATGGATTTCATGTGAAATGCATTGATATGTGGTTTTATTCACATTCTACTTGTCCAATTTGTAGAGACCCTGTTTCAGATGACACGCTTATTTCAGTGGATAATTTATTATTAGAAAGTAGACAAGCACAAGAATCATCTTCATTAACAACAGATGGTGTGGTGGATTATTTCCCAACTAATATATTGTTTTGGGGAGATGAAACTGAAGTTAGCACTTTAACTTCTCAATTGGAAGAAGCTAACAATAGTCATCATCAACCATCTATGTTAACTACTGAAACACCTTCATCGTATCAGTCAAATAACAACCTGGCAAGAATCGATTTAGTGATTGACATACCAAGACGTatggatgatgatgttgatgatcaaAAATCACTCATGATGTTGCCGGTGAAGAGGTTGTTGGCTCAGTTTTGA